Proteins found in one Parcubacteria group bacterium CG10_big_fil_rev_8_21_14_0_10_36_14 genomic segment:
- a CDS encoding CDP-paratose 2-epimerase, whose protein sequence is MSKILITGGAGFIGSNAAKKFILDGHDVVIFDNLCRVGVEKNLEWLKTFGQFKFIKGDVRNFEELSHLFSDYRFDVVLHLAAQVAVTSSVLNPREDFESNALGAFNLLEAVRISAQNPVIIYSSTNKVYGGMENEKIELSGDAYKLTDYPRGIKEEYPLDFHSPYGCSKGSADQYFRDYSRIFNLRTVVFRQSCIYGYRQFGKEDQGWVAWFIIVAMTDQPMMIYGDGFQVRDILFVDDLIRAYDMAIKNINITAGQIYNIGGGVENSLSLVSFVRLLEEKMGTKLNFGHGEMRIGDQKIFISDNSKLKLNLGWEPITNYEDGIDILYKWIKDNIHFFKK, encoded by the coding sequence ATGAGTAAAATATTAATTACCGGCGGAGCGGGATTTATTGGTTCAAATGCTGCTAAAAAATTTATACTTGACGGACACGACGTCGTCATTTTTGATAACCTTTGTCGAGTAGGGGTTGAAAAAAATCTTGAATGGTTAAAAACTTTTGGGCAATTTAAATTTATTAAAGGCGATGTTCGAAATTTTGAAGAACTAAGTCATCTTTTTTCTGATTATCGGTTTGATGTAGTTCTACATTTAGCCGCTCAAGTAGCAGTTACTTCATCAGTTTTGAATCCGCGAGAAGATTTTGAAAGTAATGCACTAGGCGCCTTTAATCTTCTTGAAGCAGTAAGGATTTCAGCTCAGAATCCAGTTATTATATATTCTTCAACAAATAAGGTTTATGGTGGAATGGAAAATGAAAAGATTGAGTTAAGCGGTGATGCTTACAAACTCACTGATTATCCAAGGGGTATAAAAGAGGAGTATCCTTTAGATTTTCATTCGCCTTATGGATGTTCAAAGGGCTCGGCAGATCAATATTTTAGAGATTATTCCAGAATATTTAATTTACGGACAGTTGTTTTTAGGCAGTCCTGTATTTATGGTTATCGTCAATTTGGCAAAGAAGATCAAGGCTGGGTCGCTTGGTTTATTATTGTGGCTATGACCGATCAACCAATGATGATATATGGCGATGGTTTTCAGGTACGAGATATATTATTTGTTGATGATCTAATCAGGGCATATGATATGGCGATCAAAAATATTAATATAACTGCAGGACAAATTTATAACATTGGCGGAGGAGTGGAAAATTCGTTATCTTTAGTTAGCTTTGTTAGACTACTGGAAGAAAAAATGGGGACAAAACTGAATTTTGGTCATGGAGAAATGCGTATTGGTGATCAGAAGATTTTTATAAGTGACAATTCTAAACTTAAATTGAATTTGGGATGGGAACCGATAACTAATTATGAGGATGGAATTGATATTTTATATAAGTGGATTAAAGATAATATACATTTTTTTAAAAAATAG
- the neuC gene encoding UDP-N-acetylglucosamine 2-epimerase (hydrolyzing), with translation MQNKRKIAVLIINRANYGRLKPVLRAIQEHPDLELQLIVGSSMLLYRFGNDIDYIERDGFKISAKFNMIIEGGTPTTMAQSAGLGLMNLPTILEQLNPDIFLVNADRFEILPAAIAAAYMNITLAHTLGGEITGTIDESVRHAVTKLAHIHFAAHKPAAERIASMGEDPNNIFIVGNPSLDIAKTISEKINIEKFIDISRGTGSPIDFSKPYILCYQHPVTTEYQDAYKQIITTLEALRNINIQTIMLWPNPDAGTDMLSKGIRVFREKNPESLIHFYRSFANEDYLSLIKNASCIVGNSSSAIMEGGFFGTPAVNIGTRQQGREKCINVVNTGYSREEIENAIKGQLAYGKYNPDYFFGDGQSAKRIAEILANHNVQIQKQFNKEKGFHLIKNYIN, from the coding sequence ATGCAAAATAAGCGAAAAATTGCCGTTTTAATCATCAACCGAGCCAATTATGGCCGCCTAAAACCGGTGTTAAGAGCAATTCAAGAACATCCGGACTTAGAATTGCAATTAATAGTCGGCTCATCAATGTTGCTTTACAGATTTGGAAATGACATTGATTATATTGAGCGAGACGGCTTTAAAATTTCAGCTAAATTCAACATGATTATTGAAGGTGGCACACCAACAACAATGGCCCAATCTGCCGGTTTAGGGCTTATGAATTTGCCAACTATCCTAGAACAACTTAATCCTGATATTTTTTTAGTTAATGCAGACCGATTTGAAATTCTGCCAGCCGCTATTGCCGCCGCATATATGAACATCACCTTAGCACATACTTTGGGCGGAGAAATAACCGGCACAATTGACGAATCTGTGCGCCATGCGGTTACAAAACTGGCGCATATTCATTTCGCTGCGCATAAACCGGCGGCAGAAAGAATTGCCAGCATGGGCGAAGATCCAAATAATATATTTATAGTCGGAAACCCTTCTTTGGATATTGCAAAAACAATCTCTGAAAAAATAAATATTGAAAAGTTTATAGATATTAGTCGAGGTACAGGATCCCCAATAGATTTTTCTAAACCATATATTCTTTGCTATCAACATCCAGTAACTACCGAATATCAAGATGCATATAAACAAATTATTACTACTCTTGAAGCGTTGAGAAATATAAATATACAAACAATCATGCTTTGGCCAAATCCTGACGCCGGTACAGATATGCTTTCAAAAGGAATTAGAGTATTTAGAGAAAAAAATCCGGAATCACTAATCCACTTTTACAGAAGCTTTGCCAATGAAGATTATTTGAGCTTAATAAAAAACGCCTCCTGCATTGTCGGTAACTCATCATCAGCAATAATGGAAGGCGGATTTTTCGGTACACCCGCAGTAAATATCGGCACCCGTCAGCAAGGACGCGAGAAATGTATCAACGTTGTAAATACAGGATATAGTAGAGAAGAAATAGAAAACGCCATAAAAGGACAGCTGGCATACGGAAAATATAATCCCGATTATTTTTTCGGCGACGGACAGAGCGCCAAGCGTATTGCCGAAATTCTAGCAAACCATAACGTCCAGATACAAAAACAATTTAATAAAGAAAAGGGCTTTCACTTGATAAAAAACTATATTAATTAA
- a CDS encoding acylneuraminate cytidylyltransferase, whose translation MFKNKTILAVITARGGSKGIPRKNIKELAGKPLIAYTIEAAKNSKCLDYFLVSTDDSEIAGISREYGALVPFMRPDELATDNAKSIPVIQHVVKWLQENEDRTFDYVMILQPTSPLRTAEDIDMSIEKIVETDADSVMGMKKMEDMSIAKLKVLDGDKIFPLMEDEGNKSASRQSLKNVYKRNCAIYLTRTDLIMRGDLFGKDSRAYIMSEERSVDINAPIDFEFAEFLMQQKK comes from the coding sequence ATGTTCAAAAATAAGACAATTTTAGCTGTAATTACAGCACGTGGAGGGTCTAAAGGAATACCACGGAAAAATATAAAAGAGTTGGCGGGAAAACCGCTTATTGCCTATACGATAGAGGCGGCTAAAAATAGCAAATGTTTGGATTATTTTTTGGTTTCAACCGACGATAGTGAGATTGCTGGAATTTCGCGCGAATATGGTGCGCTTGTGCCATTTATGAGACCTGATGAATTGGCGACCGACAATGCAAAAAGCATTCCTGTAATTCAGCACGTTGTAAAATGGCTCCAAGAAAATGAAGATAGAACCTTTGATTATGTAATGATTTTACAGCCTACAAGTCCACTTCGCACAGCAGAAGATATTGACATGTCAATAGAAAAAATAGTTGAAACGGACGCGGATTCTGTTATGGGAATGAAAAAAATGGAAGATATGTCGATTGCAAAATTGAAGGTTTTAGATGGCGATAAAATTTTTCCTTTAATGGAAGACGAAGGAAACAAAAGCGCATCTCGTCAATCATTAAAAAACGTTTATAAAAGAAATTGCGCTATTTATTTGACGCGAACAGATTTAATAATGCGAGGAGATTTATTTGGTAAGGACAGTCGTGCTTATATTATGTCAGAAGAGCGTTCTGTTGATATAAACGCACCAATTGATTTTGAGTTCGCGGAATTTTTAATGCAACAAAAAAAATAA